The genomic interval AGGCTAGAAATTCATAAAAGCCTACTCATCCTCAAGGAGAAATTGCAATGAATAATCTAAACTCAGTATTTGACTACGAAGACATCCAACTTATCCCAAATAAATGTGTCATTAATAGCCGTTCAGAAGCAGACACAAGCGTAAAACTAGGAAATTTTACGTTCAAGCTCCCTGTTGTTCCAGCGAATATGCAAACCATTATTGATGATAAAATTGCTGAAATGCTTGCAAAAGAAGGCTATTTCTATATCATGCACCGTTTTGAAGCAGAAAATAGAGCGGCATTTATTAAAAAAATGCACCAACAAGGCCTGATTGCCTCAATTTCTGTTGGTGTTAAAGCAGATGAACATGCTTTTATTCGAGAAATTTCAGCAGACGCACTCATTCCCGAATTTATTACAATTGATATTGCTCATGGACATGCAGATTCTGTTATTAAAACGATTCAATTGATTAAACGTTTGATGCCACAAACTTTTGTGATTGCTGGAAATGTTGGAACGCCAGAAGCTGTCCGTGAATTGGAAAACGCTGGAGCAGATGCGACTAAAGTCGGCATTGGTCCAGGGAAAGTATGTATTACAAAAGTTAAAACTGGATTTGGTACAGGCGGTTGGCAACTTGCAGCGGTAAAATGGTGTGCTAAAGCAGCAAGTAAACCAGTTATTGCTGACGGCGGAATTCGTACCCATGGCGATATTGCGAAATCAATCCGTATGGGAGCAACAATGGTAATGGTCGGTTCACTTTTTGCTGCACACGAAGAATCACCAGGACAAACTGTTGAACGTGACGGACAACTTTTCAAAGAATATTTTGGTTCGGCTTCAGAATATCAAAAAGGTGAACACAAAAATGTCGAAGGAAAGAAAATTCTCCTTCCTCACAAAGGCTCACTTAAAGATACATTGAAAGAAATGGAAGAAGATCTCCAAAGTTCAATTTCTTATGCTGGCGGTCGTGATTTGTCTGCGCTGACAAAAGTTGATTATGTTGTTGTTAAAAACTCAATTTGGAATGGTGATGCGATTTAGTAAGCATTTTCTTTCCCATTGTTCGGGAATACCAAGACTTATGCTTGAAAAACTTTAGCATTTAGTCTATAATAGAACAATCTTATTTATACCTAGAATATGGCTGGGCGTTTCTACCTCGTACCGTAAATGCGAGACAATAAGGAAATTCGATTTTTCAGTAAATTTAATTTCTTTTTTGCGTATTTGAAACGTCTTGTTATTTTTTATAACGAGACGTTTTTCTCACCTGTGGGCACAGATGAGAAAAAATTTTTTTAAGGAGAGAATAATGAAGTTATTAGAAGACCGCATTCATACAGACGGTCAAGTATTAGGACAAGACATTCTTAAAGTTGACCGCTTTTTGACACACCAAGTGGATTATCAATTGATGAAGGAAATCGGGAAACGTTTTGCACAAGTTTATGCAAATGCAGGAGTTACAAAAGTCGTAACCATTGAAGCAAGTGGGATTGCCCCTGCTTTATATGCTGCTGAATCACTCAACGTTCCAATGATTTTTGCTAAAAAAGCAAAAA from Lactococcus lactis carries:
- the guaC gene encoding GMP reductase translates to MNNLNSVFDYEDIQLIPNKCVINSRSEADTSVKLGNFTFKLPVVPANMQTIIDDKIAEMLAKEGYFYIMHRFEAENRAAFIKKMHQQGLIASISVGVKADEHAFIREISADALIPEFITIDIAHGHADSVIKTIQLIKRLMPQTFVIAGNVGTPEAVRELENAGADATKVGIGPGKVCITKVKTGFGTGGWQLAAVKWCAKAASKPVIADGGIRTHGDIAKSIRMGATMVMVGSLFAAHEESPGQTVERDGQLFKEYFGSASEYQKGEHKNVEGKKILLPHKGSLKDTLKEMEEDLQSSISYAGGRDLSALTKVDYVVVKNSIWNGDAI